From Spirosoma agri, one genomic window encodes:
- a CDS encoding transketolase family protein has protein sequence MKTYTFTEKKDTRSGFGAGMAELGRSNPDVVALCADLVASLKLDAFIKENPERFVQCGIAEANMIGVAAGLTLSGLIPYATTFANFGSSRVYDQIRQVVAYSNKNVKICVSHAGLTLGEDGATHQILEDIGMMKSLPGMTVINPCDFNQTKAATIAIADYEGPVYLRFGRPVVPNFTPADQVFEIGKAILLNEGADVSIIATGHLVWQALEAGKMLAEQGVDAEIINIHTIKPLDKEAILKSVRKTGCVVTAEEHQMNGGLGDSVAQLLSLNHPAPLEMVAVNDSFGESGTPEQLMEKYGLTAASIVAKVLSVIQRKK, from the coding sequence ATGAAAACCTATACGTTTACCGAAAAAAAAGATACACGCTCCGGCTTTGGTGCGGGTATGGCCGAGTTGGGCCGCTCGAATCCGGATGTCGTTGCCCTATGTGCTGATCTGGTGGCATCGTTGAAATTAGACGCGTTCATCAAAGAAAATCCGGAGCGCTTTGTTCAATGCGGCATTGCCGAAGCCAACATGATTGGTGTTGCGGCTGGCCTGACGTTGAGCGGGTTAATTCCGTATGCTACCACGTTCGCTAACTTCGGATCGAGCCGTGTGTACGACCAGATTCGTCAGGTAGTAGCTTATTCTAACAAGAACGTCAAAATCTGTGTATCTCACGCAGGACTGACTTTGGGCGAAGACGGGGCTACGCACCAGATTCTGGAAGATATCGGTATGATGAAATCGCTGCCGGGTATGACCGTCATTAACCCCTGCGACTTCAACCAGACCAAAGCGGCTACCATCGCTATTGCTGACTACGAAGGCCCTGTCTATCTGCGATTTGGCCGTCCCGTTGTGCCTAACTTTACCCCGGCTGATCAGGTTTTTGAAATCGGAAAAGCTATTTTGTTGAACGAAGGGGCCGATGTGTCGATCATTGCGACCGGTCATCTGGTCTGGCAGGCCCTGGAAGCGGGTAAGATGCTGGCCGAGCAGGGCGTAGATGCCGAAATTATTAATATCCACACCATTAAACCACTGGACAAAGAGGCAATTCTGAAATCTGTTCGCAAAACGGGTTGCGTCGTAACGGCGGAGGAACACCAGATGAATGGTGGACTTGGCGATAGCGTAGCGCAGCTTCTTTCGTTGAACCATCCGGCTCCGCTGGAGATGGTAGCGGTGAACGATTCGTTCGGGGAAAGCGGCACACCCGAACAGCTTATGGAAAAATATGGCCTGACAGCCGCTTCGATTGTTGCGAAAGTATTGTCGGTTATCCAGCGAAAGAAATAA
- a CDS encoding Gfo/Idh/MocA family protein → MGMIGGGKDAFIGAIHRHAANLDSAIELVCGALSINPEVAQDSAQSLFLPADRTYLTYQEMLEKESALPADQRMDFVTIVTPNFAHFAPAMLALEKGFHVVIEKPITFTLDEAKQLKQKVEETGQLLLLTHTYSGYPMVKQARQMIQAGELGKIRKIWVEYPQGWLSQLSEREGNAQAAWRTDPKRSGKSGCMGDIGTHAAHLAEYVSGLKITDLCAHLSIMVEGRALDDDGNVLLKFEDGATGVLMASQVAAGEENALKIRVYGEKGGVEWAQQEPNTLLVKWYDKPTQIYRAGTGYKDTLSSYALQNCRTPGGHPEGYLEAFGNLYRNFSLTLAARIDGTTPSPEALDYPSVDEGIRGMAFIDNVVKSHQSTEKWTAFTV, encoded by the coding sequence ATGGGGATGATTGGTGGGGGTAAGGATGCCTTCATCGGCGCCATTCACCGGCATGCGGCTAACCTGGATAGCGCCATTGAGTTAGTTTGTGGTGCACTTAGTATCAACCCGGAAGTTGCTCAGGACAGCGCTCAGTCCTTGTTTCTACCCGCCGATCGGACCTATCTGACCTACCAGGAAATGCTGGAAAAGGAAAGCGCGCTGCCCGCCGATCAACGCATGGACTTCGTGACGATCGTAACCCCGAACTTCGCCCATTTCGCCCCGGCTATGCTGGCACTGGAAAAGGGATTTCATGTAGTGATCGAAAAGCCCATCACCTTTACCCTTGATGAGGCCAAACAATTAAAGCAAAAAGTAGAAGAAACGGGACAGTTGCTGCTGCTTACGCATACCTATTCGGGTTACCCGATGGTGAAGCAGGCGCGTCAAATGATTCAGGCGGGTGAGCTGGGTAAGATCCGCAAGATCTGGGTTGAATACCCACAAGGCTGGCTGAGTCAACTATCCGAGCGGGAGGGTAACGCGCAGGCGGCCTGGCGAACTGACCCAAAGCGATCCGGCAAAAGTGGCTGTATGGGTGATATTGGAACACATGCGGCTCACCTGGCCGAATATGTATCTGGCCTGAAAATTACTGACTTATGTGCCCATCTGTCAATTATGGTAGAAGGACGCGCACTAGATGACGATGGCAACGTACTCCTTAAATTCGAAGACGGCGCTACGGGTGTCTTGATGGCTTCTCAGGTAGCAGCTGGTGAAGAAAATGCGCTGAAAATTCGTGTTTATGGCGAAAAAGGAGGGGTCGAATGGGCACAGCAGGAGCCAAACACGTTGTTGGTGAAATGGTATGATAAACCAACGCAGATCTACCGCGCCGGTACAGGCTACAAAGATACGCTGTCGTCGTACGCGTTGCAGAACTGCCGTACGCCCGGTGGACACCCCGAAGGATATCTGGAAGCCTTTGGCAACTTGTACCGAAATTTTTCGCTCACGCTGGCCGCTCGTATCGATGGTACAACACCGTCTCCCGAAGCATTGGATTACCCATCGGTTGATGAAGGAATCCGGGGAATGGCCTTTATTGATAACGTGGTGAAAAGCCATCAAAGCACTGAAAAGTGGACCGCCTTCACGGTGTAA
- a CDS encoding OmpH family outer membrane protein, whose product MNKSITLFRFSINTAHTALWSGLFLLFCLNTQAQSLKVGFTRIDYIIAQTPEAKAVSNQLSVQQTQVEGEYKRMQKEFDEKYATYQKGSAQMTETIRKDRETELQNLQTRIQEFGRSAQESLQAKYKQLMGPVLSRVQQAIDTVAKQKGYAFVLSAGAGNSSNILYASEENDVTDAVLKQLGIVPGQVTKAPEKPAKAPAKPVSAGTPKKK is encoded by the coding sequence ATGAATAAGTCAATTACCTTATTTCGATTCTCTATCAATACGGCACATACTGCATTATGGTCAGGCCTATTCCTCCTTTTTTGCCTGAACACCCAGGCTCAGTCATTAAAAGTGGGCTTCACCCGAATCGATTATATTATCGCTCAAACCCCTGAAGCAAAAGCAGTATCGAATCAATTGTCGGTTCAGCAAACCCAGGTCGAGGGTGAGTATAAACGGATGCAGAAAGAATTCGACGAAAAATATGCAACGTACCAGAAAGGGTCGGCTCAGATGACGGAAACGATCCGTAAAGACAGAGAAACGGAGCTGCAAAATTTACAAACCCGTATTCAGGAATTTGGCCGCTCGGCCCAGGAATCGCTACAGGCTAAGTATAAGCAGTTGATGGGTCCGGTTTTGAGTAGAGTCCAGCAAGCTATCGATACCGTTGCGAAGCAGAAAGGGTACGCGTTTGTGTTGAGCGCCGGCGCGGGAAACTCGTCGAACATCCTTTACGCATCGGAAGAGAATGATGTTACGGACGCTGTTCTCAAGCAATTAGGTATCGTACCGGGTCAAGTCACAAAAGCACCGGAAAAGCCGGCTAAAGCGCCAGCAAAGCCTGTGAGTGCTGGTACTCCCAAAAAGAAGTAA
- a CDS encoding ABC transporter ATP-binding protein, with translation MDPVIQLQTIHKSYGSTPVLKGIDLSVSAGQVVGYIGPNGAGKSTTIKILIGMLPDYSGEATVLGMDVRTNSLDVKRRIGYVPENAALYDTLTPLEYLQFVGQLYELDPNQIDRKALELLRLFQLSDHADARMTTFSKGMRQKVLLISGLLHNPDVIFLDEPLSGLDANAVVLVKEIIRQLATSGKTIFYSSHIMDVVEKISDRIIIINQGQIIADGTFAELQHQRPESLEQLFAELTGSEGQTGVAEEFIHTLKL, from the coding sequence ATGGACCCAGTCATTCAGCTTCAAACTATTCATAAATCCTACGGATCAACGCCCGTTCTGAAAGGTATCGATCTAAGCGTATCAGCCGGGCAGGTTGTTGGTTATATTGGCCCGAACGGTGCCGGGAAATCAACGACCATTAAAATCCTGATTGGTATGTTACCCGACTATTCGGGTGAGGCTACAGTGCTTGGTATGGACGTAAGAACCAACTCGCTCGACGTAAAGCGCCGGATTGGTTACGTGCCCGAAAATGCCGCCTTGTACGATACACTGACCCCTTTGGAATACCTGCAATTCGTTGGGCAACTGTACGAGCTGGACCCGAACCAGATCGATCGGAAAGCCCTCGAATTACTCCGACTATTTCAGCTCAGCGACCATGCCGATGCTCGGATGACCACCTTCTCGAAAGGTATGCGCCAGAAAGTATTGCTCATTTCAGGATTACTGCATAACCCGGATGTTATCTTTCTGGACGAACCTCTGTCGGGCCTGGATGCCAACGCGGTTGTGCTGGTGAAGGAGATTATCCGGCAGCTGGCTACGAGTGGCAAGACGATTTTCTACAGTTCACACATTATGGACGTTGTCGAGAAGATTTCGGATCGGATCATTATCATCAATCAGGGTCAGATCATCGCGGATGGCACATTTGCTGAATTACAGCACCAGCGTCCCGAATCGCTCGAACAGCTTTTTGCGGAACTTACCGGCAGCGAAGGCCAGACGGGCGTAGCCGAAGAATTTATTCATACCCTCAAACTTTGA
- a CDS encoding aspartate-semialdehyde dehydrogenase gives MKIAVVGATGLVGGEILKVLAERNFPVSELIPVASERSVGKQVEFKGKSYTIVSFEDAIAAKPAVAIFSAGGSTSLELAPKFAEAGITVVDNSSAWRMDPTKKLVVPEINANTLTPDDKIIANPNCSTIQMVVALKPLHDRFTVKRVVVSTYQSVTGTGKAAVDQLFAERNGDSSVSKVYPHPIDLNVLPHIDVFLDNGYTKEEMKMVNETKKIMGDDSIQVTATTVRIPTIGGHSESVNIEFENEFDLNEVIDILSNAEGIIVQDDPKNKIYPMPLTAHGKDEVFVGRIRRDESQPKTLNMWIVADNLRKGAATNAVQIAEYLLAHNLVEAGEVAA, from the coding sequence ATGAAAATCGCAGTCGTTGGCGCTACTGGCCTGGTCGGTGGCGAAATCCTGAAGGTTCTGGCAGAACGTAACTTCCCCGTGTCTGAGCTCATTCCCGTTGCTTCCGAGCGGTCGGTTGGTAAACAGGTTGAGTTTAAGGGTAAATCCTACACGATTGTTAGCTTCGAGGATGCCATTGCCGCCAAACCTGCCGTTGCGATTTTCTCCGCGGGTGGCAGCACATCGCTGGAACTGGCCCCTAAGTTTGCCGAAGCTGGTATCACCGTTGTCGACAACTCATCAGCCTGGCGGATGGACCCAACCAAAAAACTGGTTGTTCCCGAAATCAATGCCAACACGCTGACACCGGACGACAAAATCATTGCCAATCCAAACTGCTCGACCATTCAGATGGTTGTCGCGCTGAAGCCATTGCACGACCGGTTTACGGTTAAGCGGGTTGTCGTTTCGACCTATCAGTCTGTGACGGGTACGGGTAAAGCGGCTGTCGATCAGCTTTTTGCGGAGAGGAACGGTGACTCCAGCGTATCGAAAGTGTATCCACACCCAATCGACCTGAATGTGCTTCCCCATATCGACGTGTTCCTTGACAATGGTTATACCAAAGAGGAAATGAAGATGGTCAATGAGACCAAAAAAATCATGGGTGATGACTCGATCCAGGTAACGGCGACTACGGTTCGGATTCCGACCATTGGTGGTCATTCGGAATCAGTTAACATCGAATTTGAGAACGAGTTCGACCTGAACGAAGTCATCGATATCCTCAGCAACGCCGAAGGTATCATTGTCCAGGATGACCCAAAAAATAAAATTTACCCAATGCCGCTGACGGCGCACGGTAAGGATGAGGTTTTTGTGGGCCGTATCCGCCGTGATGAAAGCCAGCCTAAAACATTGAACATGTGGATTGTGGCCGATAACCTCCGGAAAGGAGCCGCCACCAACGCCGTTCAGATCGCCGAGTATTTACTGGCGCATAATCTGGTTGAAGCAGGTGAAGTAGCTGCATAA
- a CDS encoding 5-formyltetrahydrofolate cyclo-ligase — protein sequence MTKAELRRQYLALRKGLSAEVVTERSQQICQRFFEQDWLDGEDTVHVFLPIQRQNEVNTWPIVHRIWHDFPQKQVVVSVTDPEAHRLTHYALTPDTRLIDNRWGIPEPIAPESAAISTKHIDAVLVPLLLFDQLGHRIGYGGGFYDRFLADCRPDCLSMGLSLFEPVDKIESIEPTDVPMTGCVTPDRIWFFSK from the coding sequence ATGACCAAAGCCGAACTGCGTCGCCAATACCTTGCGCTGCGAAAAGGATTATCAGCGGAGGTCGTCACCGAGCGAAGTCAGCAAATCTGCCAGCGTTTTTTTGAGCAGGACTGGCTGGATGGGGAAGATACAGTCCATGTGTTCCTTCCCATCCAGCGCCAGAACGAAGTCAATACGTGGCCGATCGTTCACCGGATCTGGCATGACTTTCCGCAGAAGCAGGTCGTTGTTTCCGTCACCGATCCCGAAGCGCATCGCCTTACGCATTACGCACTTACTCCCGACACGCGACTGATTGACAATCGCTGGGGTATTCCTGAACCTATTGCTCCCGAATCGGCAGCCATCAGCACCAAGCATATCGACGCTGTGTTGGTGCCATTGCTACTTTTTGACCAGTTGGGCCACCGCATTGGCTACGGTGGTGGTTTCTATGACCGCTTTCTGGCTGACTGTCGGCCCGACTGTTTATCAATGGGCCTGTCACTGTTCGAGCCAGTTGATAAAATTGAATCGATCGAGCCAACCGACGTACCGATGACGGGCTGTGTTACCCCGGACCGAATCTGGTTTTTTTCTAAATGA
- the bshC gene encoding bacillithiol biosynthesis cysteine-adding enzyme BshC, translating into MDCQYLPLASTGQFSQLFLDYINKKDTVQPFYSRFPERSAFQEQIKDKVFDDAKRRVLVDALDRQYAQLANKPDFSILLQPNTFTVTTGHQLNIFSGPLYIIYKLITTINLARQLKEAYPDYNFVPVYWMATEDHDFAEINHFSFFGRQYAWTTEQRGAVGRMNPQELETLFNQIPEKLTLFEEAYLKHATLADAARYYVHELFGAEGLICLDADDAALKRVFAPVMRDELVYQRAGELVAEQTKLLEDLGYKTVITPRDINLFYLDEQLRERIEQTEDAVQGKTYRVLHTKLRFTEAELLTLLDEHPERFSPNVVLRPLYQETILPNLAYIGGPSEVPYWLQLKPVFDHFQTTFPILMPRNFAMYVPAVNAKRIRKLGLTPEELFKDTLLLKREYVENHARHTLKFDNENKVVNKALDNILHKAQMVDPTLERAVLAETKRFANAIARLEKKMRRAEEHNQEVGVRQLLTVKNELFPNGGLQERSENFLTFYLNDREFLTKMLSMFDPFDYRMQLCLE; encoded by the coding sequence ATGGACTGTCAGTACCTGCCACTAGCCTCAACCGGCCAGTTCTCTCAACTATTCCTCGATTACATCAACAAAAAAGATACAGTACAGCCCTTTTACAGTCGTTTCCCCGAGCGATCAGCTTTTCAGGAACAGATAAAGGATAAGGTGTTTGACGATGCCAAACGCCGGGTATTGGTTGATGCACTCGATCGGCAGTACGCACAGCTTGCGAATAAACCCGATTTTTCGATACTCCTCCAGCCGAACACGTTTACGGTTACGACGGGGCACCAACTGAATATTTTTTCCGGTCCGCTGTACATCATCTACAAGCTGATCACGACCATCAACCTGGCGCGTCAGCTGAAAGAAGCCTATCCAGACTATAATTTCGTGCCGGTCTACTGGATGGCTACCGAAGACCACGACTTCGCCGAAATCAATCACTTTTCGTTTTTCGGTCGACAGTATGCCTGGACAACGGAGCAACGTGGCGCTGTTGGGCGCATGAACCCGCAGGAACTGGAAACGCTCTTCAACCAAATTCCGGAAAAACTGACGCTGTTCGAAGAAGCCTATCTAAAGCACGCGACCCTGGCCGATGCCGCCCGGTATTACGTCCATGAACTGTTCGGAGCCGAGGGACTGATTTGTCTCGATGCCGACGATGCCGCGCTGAAACGCGTTTTTGCTCCGGTTATGCGGGACGAACTTGTCTATCAACGGGCGGGTGAATTAGTGGCGGAACAAACCAAACTACTAGAAGATCTTGGCTACAAGACCGTAATCACACCCCGCGACATCAACCTGTTTTATCTGGATGAGCAACTCCGCGAGCGCATCGAACAAACGGAAGATGCTGTGCAGGGTAAAACGTACCGCGTGCTACATACTAAACTGCGGTTTACGGAAGCGGAATTGCTGACGCTACTCGATGAACATCCCGAACGGTTCAGCCCCAATGTCGTCTTGCGCCCCTTGTATCAGGAAACCATCTTGCCCAATTTGGCTTACATCGGTGGACCGTCGGAAGTGCCGTACTGGTTGCAGTTAAAGCCGGTCTTTGATCATTTTCAGACGACCTTTCCAATTTTGATGCCGCGCAACTTTGCCATGTACGTACCCGCGGTGAATGCAAAACGCATCCGCAAACTGGGTCTGACACCCGAAGAGTTGTTCAAAGATACACTGCTGCTGAAACGGGAATACGTCGAAAACCACGCTCGCCATACACTTAAGTTCGACAACGAAAACAAGGTCGTCAACAAAGCGCTGGACAATATTCTTCATAAGGCACAAATGGTTGATCCTACGCTCGAACGAGCCGTGCTAGCCGAAACAAAGCGATTTGCCAATGCCATAGCCCGGCTGGAGAAGAAGATGCGTCGGGCCGAAGAACACAATCAGGAAGTGGGCGTTCGGCAGTTGCTCACCGTTAAAAATGAGCTGTTTCCGAACGGTGGGTTGCAGGAGCGGAGTGAAAACTTCCTGACGTTTTACCTGAATGACCGGGAATTTCTGACGAAGATGCTATCCATGTTCGATCCGTTCGATTATCGGATGCAACTCTGTCTGGAATAA
- the rimO gene encoding 30S ribosomal protein S12 methylthiotransferase RimO, with translation MKTKGIRTNKINIVTLGCSKNLVDSEVLFTQLKGNGMDVTHESKKDDANIVVINTCGFIDNAKEESINTILRYVDAKEAGIVDKVYVTGCLSHRYKDELEVEMPTVDAWFGTNELPRMLKTLRADYKHELVGERLLTTPAHYAYLKIAEGCDRPCSFCAIPLMRGGHVSRSIDELLTEARSLARRGTKELILIAQDLTYYGLDLYKKRNLADLVNQLADVEGIDWIRLQYAYPSGFPLEVLDVMRDRPNVCNYLDMPLQTGSTELLKLMRRGITRERTESLIYTIREKIPDITLRTTLIVGHPGETEAMFEETYDFVERMRFDRLGVFTYSHEENTHSFSMPDNIPADIKQERADALMEVQQGISHELNQKKVGQTYKVLFDRKEGGYFIGRTESDSPEVDNEVLIPATQYVRLGDFANVRINRAEDFDLYGEVVS, from the coding sequence TTGAAAACGAAAGGAATACGTACCAATAAAATCAACATCGTTACGCTTGGGTGCTCGAAGAATCTGGTCGATTCGGAGGTGCTGTTCACGCAACTCAAGGGTAACGGTATGGATGTGACGCACGAATCGAAAAAAGACGACGCCAATATTGTTGTGATCAATACGTGCGGTTTTATCGACAATGCCAAAGAAGAATCTATCAACACGATTCTCCGCTACGTGGATGCAAAAGAAGCCGGAATCGTCGATAAAGTTTATGTAACGGGCTGTTTGTCCCATCGCTACAAGGACGAGCTTGAGGTTGAAATGCCCACGGTCGATGCCTGGTTCGGCACGAACGAACTACCCCGGATGCTGAAAACGCTACGGGCCGATTACAAACACGAACTGGTTGGTGAGCGACTCCTGACGACGCCCGCGCACTACGCTTACCTCAAGATTGCCGAAGGCTGCGACCGTCCCTGCTCGTTCTGTGCGATTCCGCTGATGCGCGGAGGACACGTATCGCGCTCGATTGACGAATTGCTCACCGAAGCCCGTTCGCTGGCCCGACGTGGTACGAAAGAATTGATTCTGATTGCGCAGGACCTGACCTACTACGGTTTGGATCTGTATAAAAAGCGGAACCTCGCCGATCTTGTCAACCAACTGGCCGACGTTGAGGGCATCGACTGGATTCGGCTGCAATATGCTTACCCATCCGGTTTTCCACTGGAGGTGCTGGACGTTATGCGCGACCGGCCAAACGTGTGCAATTACCTGGATATGCCTCTGCAAACGGGCTCTACCGAGCTGTTAAAGCTGATGCGTCGGGGGATAACGCGGGAACGAACCGAATCACTGATTTACACGATCCGGGAAAAAATACCCGATATTACCCTTCGTACAACGCTGATCGTGGGTCACCCCGGCGAAACAGAAGCCATGTTCGAAGAAACCTATGACTTCGTGGAACGGATGCGTTTTGACCGACTGGGTGTGTTCACGTATTCACACGAAGAAAATACTCATTCGTTCTCGATGCCCGACAATATTCCGGCCGACATCAAGCAGGAGCGCGCCGACGCACTGATGGAAGTACAGCAGGGTATTTCGCATGAACTGAACCAGAAAAAAGTCGGTCAGACCTACAAAGTGCTTTTCGATCGGAAGGAAGGCGGCTATTTTATCGGTCGTACGGAATCTGACTCACCAGAGGTTGACAATGAAGTACTTATTCCAGCCACGCAGTACGTTCGCCTAGGCGACTTCGCCAATGTACGGATTAATCGGGCTGAAGACTTTGATTTATACGGAGAAGTTGTCTCCTGA
- a CDS encoding type II toxin-antitoxin system prevent-host-death family antitoxin produces the protein MTLNAQIIQSEGKPKFAVIAYEEYDALQKSLASFDSLEDFLDYAHALKVKSETTSWHSLDEVKRELGL, from the coding sequence ATGACACTAAACGCTCAGATTATTCAATCAGAAGGAAAGCCGAAATTCGCGGTGATCGCTTACGAAGAATACGACGCTTTACAAAAGAGTTTAGCTTCGTTTGATAGCCTTGAAGACTTTCTTGATTATGCTCATGCTCTAAAAGTAAAGAGCGAAACAACGTCATGGCACTCGCTGGACGAAGTAAAGCGAGAACTTGGGTTATGA
- a CDS encoding type II toxin-antitoxin system RelE family toxin, protein MAYQLSFSDKALRSLKKIPNSDTKKIISALEQLAQDPHSKTSVKRLTNHPDAIFRLRVGDYRVLYDKHDQIQIIAVIDIGHRKDIYE, encoded by the coding sequence ATGGCTTATCAGTTATCATTCTCCGATAAGGCATTAAGAAGTCTTAAGAAAATCCCGAACTCAGATACGAAAAAAATTATCTCCGCACTCGAACAACTAGCCCAAGACCCACATAGCAAGACAAGCGTAAAACGGCTGACAAATCATCCGGATGCTATTTTTCGACTACGTGTAGGTGACTATCGGGTTCTGTATGATAAGCATGACCAAATTCAAATTATCGCGGTGATTGATATTGGACACAGAAAAGATATCTACGAATGA
- the ftsY gene encoding signal recognition particle-docking protein FtsY: protein MALFGLFSKEKKETLDKGLERTKDSFFSKLGRAVVGKSTVDEEVLDELENVLISSDVGVETTVKIIRRIEERVARDKYMGTDELDRILREEIAGLLSQNNTEDVSDDFSLPPGKKPYVIMVVGVNGAGKTTTIGKLAAQFHKRGKKVVLGAGDTFRAAAVDQLKLWGDRVGVPVISHGMNTDPSAVAFDAVKTATDMQADVVIIDTAGRLHTKVNLMNELTKIKRVMQKVTPDAPDEVLLVLDGSTGQNAFIQATEFTKATEVTALAITKLDGTAKGGVVIGISDQFKIPVKYIGVGEKIDDLQTFNKMEFVDSFFKK, encoded by the coding sequence ATGGCTTTATTCGGCTTATTCTCCAAAGAAAAGAAAGAAACGCTCGACAAAGGCTTAGAAAGAACGAAAGACAGTTTTTTCTCTAAACTGGGTCGCGCCGTGGTCGGCAAATCGACCGTTGACGAAGAAGTACTGGATGAACTCGAGAATGTCCTGATCTCGTCGGACGTTGGCGTTGAAACTACGGTGAAGATTATTCGTCGGATCGAGGAACGAGTCGCCCGTGATAAATACATGGGTACGGACGAACTCGATCGTATCCTGCGTGAGGAAATTGCCGGTCTGCTTTCCCAAAATAATACCGAAGACGTTAGTGATGACTTTTCCCTGCCCCCTGGTAAGAAACCGTATGTCATTATGGTAGTCGGCGTCAATGGAGCAGGTAAAACCACAACCATTGGCAAGCTGGCGGCTCAATTCCACAAACGGGGTAAGAAAGTCGTGCTGGGCGCGGGCGATACGTTCCGGGCTGCTGCCGTCGATCAGCTCAAGCTCTGGGGCGACCGGGTGGGTGTGCCGGTTATTTCGCACGGTATGAATACCGACCCCTCAGCGGTTGCGTTCGATGCGGTCAAGACAGCCACGGATATGCAGGCCGATGTGGTGATCATTGATACCGCCGGCCGTCTGCATACAAAGGTCAATCTGATGAACGAGCTGACCAAAATCAAACGGGTTATGCAGAAGGTTACTCCCGATGCGCCCGACGAAGTGCTGCTGGTACTGGATGGCTCGACGGGACAAAATGCGTTCATTCAGGCAACCGAGTTCACAAAAGCAACGGAGGTTACGGCTTTAGCCATCACGAAACTGGACGGAACGGCCAAAGGTGGTGTTGTCATTGGCATTTCGGATCAGTTCAAGATTCCGGTCAAATACATTGGCGTTGGTGAAAAGATTGACGATTTGCAGACGTTCAACAAGATGGAGTTTGTCGATTCGTTCTTCAAAAAATGA
- a CDS encoding DUF4295 domain-containing protein: MAKKVVATLKTKDNGKAFAKIIKAVKSPKTGAYTFKEEMVPVDEVQSALKS; this comes from the coding sequence ATGGCAAAAAAGGTAGTTGCAACCCTGAAAACGAAGGATAACGGCAAAGCATTCGCTAAGATTATCAAAGCCGTTAAATCGCCTAAAACTGGCGCGTATACCTTCAAAGAAGAAATGGTTCCGGTTGATGAAGTTCAGTCTGCGCTGAAAAGCTAG
- the rpmG gene encoding 50S ribosomal protein L33 → MAKKGANRIQVILECTEQKDSGVPGMSRYITTKNRKNTPARIERKKYNPFLKKVTLHKEIK, encoded by the coding sequence ATGGCAAAGAAAGGCGCCAATAGAATCCAGGTTATTCTGGAATGCACCGAGCAGAAAGACAGCGGTGTACCCGGTATGTCCCGGTACATCACCACGAAAAACCGGAAGAATACGCCGGCTCGTATCGAGCGGAAGAAATACAATCCGTTCCTTAAAAAAGTAACGCTGCATAAAGAAATTAAATAA